From Juglans regia cultivar Chandler chromosome 8, Walnut 2.0, whole genome shotgun sequence, the proteins below share one genomic window:
- the LOC108985664 gene encoding probable U6 snRNA-associated Sm-like protein LSm4 — MLPLSLLKSAQGHPMLVELKNGETYNGHLVNCDTWMNIHLREVICTSKDGDRFWRMPECYIRGNTIKYLRVPDEVIDKVQEETKSRSDRRPPGVVGRGRGRGREDGAGGRQPKGIGRGLDDGGAKGGRGRGGSGGKAGGNRGAGRGRG; from the exons ATG CTTCCACTTTCTCTACTTAAGAGTGCCCAAGGGCACCCAATG TTGGTGGAACTGAAAAATGGGGAGACCTATAACGGGCATTTGGTCAACTGTGATACTTGGATGAACATTCATCTTCGTGAAGTCATCTGTACCTCTAAA GATGGAGATAGATTTTGGCGAATGCCTGAATGCTACATCCGTGGGAATACAATCAAGTACCTCCGAGTTCCTGATGAG GTGATAGATAAGGTTCAGGAAGAAACCAAGAGCCGCTCAG ATAGGAGACCACCCGGGGTTGTTGGGCGCGGAAGAGGACGGGGTAGGGAGGATGGTGCTGGTGGACGCCAACCAAAAGGAATTGGACGAGGTTTGGATGATGGAGGTGCTAAGGGAGGCCGAGGCAGAGGTGGATCCGGTGGAAAGGCTGGTGGAAACAGAG GTGCTGGACGTGGCCGTGGCTGA
- the LOC108985659 gene encoding uncharacterized protein Os08g0359500: MSRHPEVKWAQRVDKVYLTVLLPDAKNAKVNLEPEGVFTFSASAGAGDLLYELKLNLFDKVDVEESKINIGVRSIFCILEKAEKVWWKRLLREDGKAPHFIKVDWDKWVDEDEDNGANDLDLGGMDFSKFGGMGGMGGMPPGMGGMGGMGDDAMGGLGGMDFSKFGGMGGMGGMGGMGGMGDDAMGDDFEDSDDEDQEVSKSDKNLEGGAKAEEEHGGASGEKKEAAASI; this comes from the exons ATGAG TCGTCATCCTGAGGTGAAGTGGGCCCAGAGGGTGGACAAGGTTTATCTTACAGTGCTACTGCCAGATGCCAAAAATGCGAAGGTTAATCTTGAGCCTGAAGGAGTTTTCACCTTCTCCGCTAGTGCGGGAGCGGGCGACCTCCTCTATGAGCTGAAATTGAATCTTTTTGATAAGGTTGATGTAGAG gaaagcaaaataaatataGGAGTAAGGAGTATATTCTGCATCTTGGAGAAGGCAGAGAAAGTATGGTGGAAGAGGCTGCTGCGTGAAGATGGCAAGGCACCACATTTTATCAAAGTAGATTGGGACAAATGGGTGGATGAAGATGAGGATAATG GTGCTAATGACTTGGATTTGGGAGGAATGGATTTCTCG AAATTTGGAGGTATGGGAGGTATGGGAGGCATGCCTCCAGGCATGGGAGGCATGGGAGGCATGGGCGATGATGCAATGGGTGGCTTGGGAGGAATGGATTTCTCC AAATTTGGTGGCATGGGAGGCATGGGTGGCATGGGAGGCATGGGTGGCATGGGTGATGATGCAATGGGTGATGACTTCGAGGACAGTGATGATGAAG ATCAAGAAGTTTCAAAGTCAGACAAGAACTTGGAAGGAGGTGCAAAGGCAGAAGAAGAGCATGGCGGTGCTTCcggagagaaaaaagaagctGCAGCAAGCATATAG